The Pyrococcus horikoshii OT3 genome includes a window with the following:
- a CDS encoding thermonuclease family protein produces MVELFGRAGRLGSSLLLILLLSLGCISQSKELHGKVIKVVDGDTLYVKLDDGEVVKVRLVGVDAPELEEGLMRPGEYPGIHNMTCLIKYGELAKEFLKNITLGKSVTLEFDSIQGRKDKYGRLLVYMYLNGTDINAELIKMGFARVFYEKRFEKIKEYSKLEDDARKRRLNLWSCN; encoded by the coding sequence ATGGTAGAGTTATTTGGGAGAGCAGGAAGATTAGGAAGTAGCTTACTTTTAATATTACTCCTCTCCCTAGGATGTATATCCCAATCTAAAGAGCTACATGGTAAGGTTATCAAGGTCGTTGATGGGGATACGCTGTACGTTAAGCTTGATGATGGTGAAGTAGTAAAGGTTAGACTAGTAGGGGTAGACGCCCCTGAGCTAGAGGAGGGGCTAATGAGGCCTGGAGAATATCCTGGGATTCATAACATGACGTGCCTGATTAAGTATGGGGAACTAGCTAAGGAGTTTCTAAAAAACATAACCCTAGGTAAATCCGTAACTCTTGAATTCGATTCAATTCAAGGAAGGAAAGATAAATACGGACGTTTATTGGTGTACATGTATCTAAATGGAACCGATATTAATGCTGAGCTTATAAAAATGGGATTTGCAAGGGTTTTCTATGAAAAAAGATTTGAAAAGATTAAGGAATACTCAAAGCTTGAAGATGACGCCAGGAAAAGGAGGTTAAACTTATGGAGTTGCAATTGA
- a CDS encoding DUF504 domain-containing protein, protein MRKGTVKEVLAKIKYDPRENENDYYLIIEHRGDYGNVKKIPVNLIELGHGYFFVGETQIPYHRILKVVRKDGRVIWESRKIRK, encoded by the coding sequence ATGAGGAAAGGAACAGTAAAAGAGGTTTTAGCCAAAATAAAGTACGATCCTAGGGAAAATGAGAATGATTATTATCTGATAATCGAGCATAGGGGGGATTATGGAAACGTCAAAAAGATCCCCGTGAATTTAATTGAGCTCGGTCATGGATACTTTTTCGTTGGAGAGACTCAAATACCGTATCACAGGATATTGAAGGTAGTGAGAAAAGATGGTAGAGTTATTTGGGAGAGCAGGAAGATTAGGAAGTAG
- a CDS encoding MBL fold metallo-hydrolase gives MIPIIIKPNILMLRGLNLDSNIYFLKSKKSLLIVDTGTGVYWNKYLGIAEREGWLRDIKDVIIFNTHEHFDHVGGNLIFKEKLRNVKFAAQRLTAKALEDGDDYVILSFYYGRRYEPHDVELKLEDGEKIRIGNIELTLLHTPGHTRGSSCLYYKEEKIMFTGDTVFAGTYGRTDLPTGDESKMIESLEFLKDFDVRIGLPGHGKIINNWKENIEAILRVLK, from the coding sequence ATGATCCCGATCATTATCAAGCCAAACATTCTAATGTTGAGGGGATTAAATTTGGACTCAAATATTTACTTTTTGAAGAGTAAGAAAAGCCTACTAATTGTAGACACGGGAACAGGGGTGTATTGGAACAAATATCTTGGAATCGCCGAAAGGGAAGGATGGCTTAGGGATATCAAAGATGTAATAATCTTTAATACCCACGAGCACTTCGATCACGTCGGAGGGAACTTAATATTTAAGGAGAAACTGAGGAATGTTAAGTTTGCAGCCCAGAGGCTAACGGCCAAAGCTTTGGAAGATGGAGATGACTACGTGATCCTATCCTTTTATTATGGAAGAAGATATGAGCCTCATGATGTCGAGCTAAAGCTGGAGGATGGGGAAAAGATAAGGATTGGAAACATTGAGCTGACACTACTCCACACCCCAGGACACACTAGGGGAAGTTCTTGTCTGTACTACAAGGAGGAGAAGATAATGTTCACGGGAGACACAGTTTTTGCGGGTACCTATGGTAGAACCGACCTTCCAACTGGTGACGAGAGTAAGATGATCGAGTCCTTGGAGTTTCTTAAGGATTTTGATGTTAGGATAGGCCTTCCAGGGCATGGAAAAATTATTAATAACTGGAAGGAAAATATAGAAGCGATACTGAGGGTTCTAAAATGA
- a CDS encoding ABC transporter substrate-binding protein — protein MSRKYLLSLLLVGALVISVVASGCIGGSQTPTSSPTKTQQVQELEIYHWWTAGGEKEAFDALAKKFEKKYPNIKIKANPVSGGGGVNLKMVLQSLMLAGKPPDTFQVHAGYEMARYIKANQLTPIDDIWTEDMKKNYPKVIQQMVIFNNHYYAVPINVHRANVIWYNKQIFKKYGIDPSSIKTIDDLFAVAEKLKENGVTPFALGDRNKWPATQVFEVMLVAVGGVDYYEKFINGEISANDPTLKKVLEYFVKYVEYSNPDHAAKTWDEACALVYKGEAAMTLMGDWANGYFKAKGWKPNVDYGAIPIPAGVYDLVIDTFVLPAKAAHPNAAKKWLSFIGTVEAQNTFNPIKGSIPPRKDAPADPYDPIQKSFIKELSSSETKLIPSIAHGSAVPEAFLADLNDIISELATSKDVNKAATEIINAMKKDLLPNKIKEWHLS, from the coding sequence ATGTCGAGAAAGTACCTCCTTTCTTTACTTTTAGTTGGAGCTCTGGTCATATCAGTTGTAGCTTCTGGATGTATAGGAGGTTCCCAAACACCAACATCGTCTCCTACTAAAACCCAACAAGTACAAGAACTAGAGATCTATCACTGGTGGACAGCAGGAGGAGAAAAAGAAGCGTTTGATGCCCTTGCCAAGAAATTCGAGAAGAAGTACCCGAACATTAAGATAAAGGCTAATCCTGTAAGTGGGGGAGGAGGCGTCAACCTTAAGATGGTTCTTCAGTCCTTAATGCTTGCTGGAAAGCCTCCAGACACCTTCCAGGTTCATGCTGGTTACGAAATGGCCCGTTACATTAAGGCAAATCAGCTAACGCCAATTGATGATATTTGGACAGAGGATATGAAAAAGAACTATCCTAAAGTAATTCAGCAAATGGTCATATTTAACAACCACTACTATGCTGTACCGATAAATGTTCATAGAGCAAATGTTATCTGGTATAACAAGCAGATCTTCAAGAAGTATGGTATTGATCCTTCGAGCATAAAAACAATTGATGACCTCTTCGCTGTTGCCGAGAAACTAAAGGAAAATGGCGTTACACCCTTTGCATTAGGTGACAGAAATAAATGGCCAGCAACTCAGGTATTTGAAGTAATGCTTGTTGCTGTTGGTGGTGTAGATTACTATGAAAAGTTCATAAATGGAGAGATTAGTGCCAATGATCCAACCCTAAAGAAGGTTCTGGAGTACTTTGTTAAATATGTGGAATATTCAAACCCTGATCACGCTGCAAAAACTTGGGATGAGGCCTGTGCGCTAGTCTATAAAGGAGAAGCAGCGATGACTCTTATGGGAGATTGGGCAAATGGATACTTCAAGGCAAAAGGATGGAAGCCAAATGTAGACTATGGAGCTATTCCAATACCCGCTGGAGTTTACGATCTAGTTATAGATACATTTGTCCTTCCAGCAAAAGCGGCTCACCCAAATGCAGCTAAGAAATGGCTAAGCTTTATAGGGACTGTTGAAGCTCAGAACACATTTAATCCAATTAAAGGTTCAATACCTCCAAGAAAAGATGCGCCCGCTGATCCTTATGATCCTATTCAAAAATCATTCATAAAAGAGCTGAGCTCTTCAGAGACTAAATTAATTCCAAGCATTGCTCATGGAAGTGCCGTTCCAGAAGCCTTTTTGGCTGATCTAAATGATATAATTTCCGAGCTTGCAACAAGCAAAGATGTTAATAAAGCTGCAACTGAAATAATAAATGCTATGAAGAAGGATCTACTTCCAAATAAGATAAAAGAATGGCACCTTAGTTAA
- a CDS encoding carbohydrate ABC transporter permease yields MRRSPDLPYIILFLIPALILIGIFVYFAVVWNIYISFTDWRGLIPSYHFVGLAQYKQLIHDPIFWTSLRNNLLLILLFVPGSLLLGLFLAILLDMKVRFESGFRTIYVLPFALSFVVTATLWAWMYDPSSGVLNVLFDKLGLDFLKSGWITDPKIAMYCIIIALIWQFSGYTMIIYLAGIRSIPIEQYEGALIDGASTWQLYRYIVIPQLTKPTLSAFVVLMVFSLKAFDFIWVLTRGGPGTSTFILAIEMYKETFAKTNFAYGAAIATILLLMALVVVLPYLYWSYKGEER; encoded by the coding sequence ATGAGGAGGTCTCCAGACCTCCCCTATATTATTTTATTTTTAATTCCAGCTTTAATTTTAATAGGAATCTTTGTGTATTTCGCCGTTGTATGGAATATATACATCTCCTTTACCGATTGGAGAGGCTTAATTCCTTCTTATCACTTCGTGGGTCTTGCTCAATATAAGCAATTAATTCATGATCCAATATTCTGGACATCCCTGAGAAATAACCTTTTACTGATTTTACTTTTCGTACCGGGTTCCCTTTTATTGGGATTATTCCTAGCTATACTATTAGATATGAAGGTAAGATTTGAAAGTGGATTTAGAACTATCTACGTGCTTCCTTTTGCACTCTCCTTTGTAGTTACTGCTACCCTTTGGGCATGGATGTATGATCCATCTAGTGGCGTTCTTAATGTGCTCTTTGATAAGTTAGGTTTAGACTTCCTTAAAAGCGGATGGATAACCGATCCTAAGATAGCAATGTATTGCATAATAATAGCCCTAATCTGGCAGTTCTCGGGTTATACGATGATCATCTATTTGGCAGGCATAAGGTCAATTCCAATCGAGCAGTACGAGGGAGCTCTAATAGATGGGGCGAGTACTTGGCAACTCTATAGATACATAGTGATTCCCCAGCTAACCAAGCCCACACTCAGTGCATTTGTCGTTCTAATGGTGTTCTCATTAAAAGCATTCGACTTCATCTGGGTACTTACCAGGGGAGGTCCTGGAACTTCGACTTTTATATTAGCCATTGAGATGTATAAAGAGACGTTTGCAAAGACAAACTTTGCATATGGTGCAGCAATAGCAACAATATTACTCTTGATGGCCCTCGTTGTGGTACTCCCATATCTCTATTGGAGCTATAAGGGGGAGGAGAGATGA
- a CDS encoding carbohydrate ABC transporter permease, producing the protein MRRISPTRFLLYIVLIFLAAWYLLPIWSAITTSTKTGEQVALTTPVQFVFPPTFDPYREAFRELKRPILNSLIFTTFATIFSTILGSIAGFTIAKLVRGRVSRQLLALISFGIFLPYQSILIPLVKIISSLGLYNRILGLILTHTAYGIPITTLLFTNYYYEIPDELVEAAKIDGADPWKIYTKVILPLSKAPFVVTGIYQFTNIWNDYLFGVVLTRGEEAMPATVKLANLKGSFVANWNIQMAGALIVALPTLLIMIALGKYLIRGYTSGALKG; encoded by the coding sequence ATGAGGAGAATTTCGCCAACTAGATTTCTGCTTTATATAGTTTTAATATTTCTAGCGGCATGGTATCTCCTACCGATATGGAGTGCTATTACAACTTCAACTAAGACTGGGGAGCAAGTTGCTTTAACAACTCCCGTTCAATTTGTTTTTCCTCCAACGTTTGATCCTTATAGGGAAGCGTTTAGGGAACTAAAGAGACCAATATTGAATAGTCTGATCTTCACAACATTTGCAACGATTTTTTCAACAATTCTAGGTTCAATAGCTGGATTTACAATAGCAAAACTCGTAAGAGGGAGGGTATCGAGGCAATTACTAGCCTTAATAAGCTTTGGTATCTTTCTCCCATACCAGTCAATTCTGATACCCCTAGTTAAAATCATATCTAGCCTCGGGCTCTATAATCGTATTCTGGGGCTTATCTTAACTCACACTGCTTACGGTATCCCAATAACAACGTTGCTATTTACGAACTATTACTATGAAATTCCAGATGAACTAGTTGAAGCTGCTAAGATAGATGGCGCAGATCCATGGAAAATTTATACAAAAGTGATACTACCCCTTTCAAAAGCTCCATTCGTCGTTACTGGAATCTACCAGTTCACCAATATATGGAATGACTACCTCTTTGGCGTTGTACTTACAAGGGGAGAGGAAGCAATGCCAGCAACTGTAAAGCTGGCGAATCTAAAAGGAAGCTTTGTTGCCAACTGGAACATTCAAATGGCAGGTGCGTTAATCGTTGCATTACCAACGCTTTTGATAATGATAGCCCTTGGGAAGTACCTCATTAGGGGATATACTAGTGGGGCCCTTAAGGGATGA
- a CDS encoding peroxiredoxin, which translates to MVVIGEKFPEVEVKTTHGVIKLPDYFTKQGKWFILFSHPADFTPVCTTEFYGMQKRVEEFRKLGVEPIGLSVDQVFSHIKWIEWIKDNLSVEIDFPVIADDRGELAEKLGMIPSGATITARAVFVVDDKGIIRAIVYYPAEVGRDWDEILRLVKALKISTEKGVALPHKWPNNELIGDKVIVPPASTIEEKKQREEAKAKGEIECYDWWFCYKKLE; encoded by the coding sequence ATGGTAGTGATTGGAGAAAAGTTTCCAGAAGTTGAGGTAAAGACTACCCATGGAGTTATTAAGTTGCCAGACTACTTTACAAAGCAAGGAAAGTGGTTCATACTCTTTAGCCATCCAGCAGACTTTACACCAGTTTGTACAACGGAGTTTTATGGCATGCAGAAGAGGGTAGAAGAGTTTAGGAAGCTTGGGGTTGAACCTATAGGATTGAGTGTTGATCAGGTCTTCAGCCACATAAAGTGGATAGAGTGGATTAAGGACAACCTTAGCGTCGAGATCGACTTCCCGGTAATAGCTGACGACAGAGGAGAACTAGCTGAGAAGCTCGGCATGATTCCAAGTGGAGCAACGATAACAGCTAGAGCTGTGTTTGTTGTCGATGATAAAGGAATAATAAGGGCTATCGTTTACTATCCAGCGGAAGTTGGAAGAGATTGGGATGAGATCCTAAGGCTCGTTAAGGCCCTTAAGATAAGCACAGAGAAGGGAGTGGCTCTACCACACAAGTGGCCCAACAACGAGCTAATTGGAGACAAAGTGATAGTTCCTCCAGCATCAACCATCGAAGAAAAGAAGCAGAGAGAAGAGGCCAAGGCTAAAGGAGAAATCGAGTGCTACGACTGGTGGTTCTGCTATAAGAAGCTTGAATGA
- a CDS encoding phosphoglycerate kinase yields MFRLEDFNFHNKTVFLRVDLNSPMKDGKIISDARFKAVLPTIRYLIESGAKVVIGTHQGKPYSEDYTTTEEHARVLSELLDQHVEYIEDIFGRYAREKIKELKSGEVAILENLRFSAEEVKNKPIEECEKTFLVKKLSKVIDYVVNDAFATAHRSQPSLVGFARIKPMIMGFLMEKEIEALMRAYYSKDSPKIYVLGGAKVEDSLKVVENVLRRERADLVLTGGLVANVFTLAKGFDLGRKNVEFMKKKGLLDYVKHAEEILDEFYPYIRTPVDFAVDYKGERVEIDLLSENRGLLHQYQIMDIGKRTAEKYREILMKARIIVANGPMGVFEREEFAIGTVEVFKAIADSPAFSVLGGGHSIASIQKYGITGITHISTGGGAMLSFFAGEELPVLRALQISYEKFKEVVK; encoded by the coding sequence ATGTTCAGGTTGGAGGATTTTAACTTTCACAATAAAACGGTATTCTTAAGGGTAGACTTAAACTCACCCATGAAGGATGGAAAGATAATAAGCGATGCCAGGTTTAAAGCCGTTTTACCAACTATAAGATACCTCATCGAGAGTGGAGCAAAAGTTGTCATTGGAACGCATCAAGGGAAACCCTACAGTGAAGATTACACTACCACAGAGGAGCATGCGAGGGTTCTTTCAGAGTTATTGGATCAACACGTTGAATATATCGAAGACATATTTGGTAGGTATGCCAGGGAAAAGATAAAAGAGCTTAAATCAGGTGAAGTTGCAATTTTAGAGAATCTTAGATTTTCCGCCGAAGAAGTTAAGAACAAACCCATTGAGGAGTGTGAAAAGACTTTCCTCGTTAAAAAACTATCGAAAGTTATTGATTATGTCGTTAACGATGCCTTTGCAACTGCACACAGAAGTCAACCTTCTTTAGTAGGTTTCGCAAGGATAAAGCCAATGATAATGGGGTTCTTGATGGAAAAGGAGATAGAGGCTTTAATGAGGGCTTATTACAGCAAAGACAGCCCTAAAATTTATGTACTTGGAGGCGCCAAGGTTGAGGATTCGCTTAAAGTAGTTGAAAACGTTCTAAGAAGAGAGAGAGCTGATCTAGTGCTAACCGGAGGCTTGGTGGCCAATGTATTTACGCTTGCTAAGGGATTTGACTTGGGAAGGAAAAACGTAGAGTTCATGAAGAAAAAAGGCTTGCTAGATTATGTAAAGCATGCAGAGGAGATATTAGATGAATTTTATCCCTATATAAGAACTCCCGTAGACTTCGCAGTAGATTACAAAGGGGAAAGAGTCGAAATAGATCTGCTAAGTGAAAATAGGGGATTACTTCATCAATATCAAATTATGGATATCGGTAAGAGAACCGCGGAGAAGTACAGGGAAATATTAATGAAAGCAAGGATTATAGTTGCTAACGGACCAATGGGAGTCTTTGAGAGGGAAGAATTCGCGATAGGGACAGTAGAGGTGTTCAAGGCCATAGCCGATAGCCCAGCGTTTAGCGTTTTGGGAGGAGGGCATTCGATAGCTAGCATACAGAAATACGGTATAACTGGAATAACTCATATCTCCACAGGCGGTGGAGCAATGCTCTCTTTCTTCGCTGGAGAGGAGTTGCCTGTCCTGAGAGCTCTTCAGATTAGTTACGAAAAATTCAAGGAGGTGGTGAAGTGA
- a CDS encoding bifunctional L-myo-inositol-1-phosphate cytidylyltransferase/CDP-L-myo-inositol myo-inositolphosphotransferase encodes MKAVILAAGYGTRMGEKPKGLIKVAGRELIYRTIRNLIKLGITEFIIVTNEKYREFYERFVKENKINAKIIVNQNPERGNGFSLHVAKDYVSGRFVLVMSDHVYEEKFYELAINGEGLIADRNPKYVDVEEATKVKIEGMRVVEIGKKLKEWNAVDTGFFILDDSIFEITTRLVQEKEVVELRDVVKEAKLKVTFVDGLFWMDVDTPEELKKAKKLIVAHSVKGVGDGFISRYLNRKVSTWISSHLVDHVTPNQMTLITFTFGIISALVNFVNIPLAGILYQISSILDGVDGEIARARMQTSKFGGYFDSILDRYVDLSFLLTLAYVSLADPLWWSVATLAIFSSAMVSYSTERFRGAYCADAYKVIPALRKIPGKRDERIFTIMIFTLLGWIKALFILLAIWSTLRVIITIYLVRTTLFHES; translated from the coding sequence GTGAAAGCTGTCATTCTAGCTGCCGGATATGGAACGAGAATGGGCGAAAAGCCCAAAGGGTTAATAAAAGTTGCCGGACGTGAGCTGATTTATAGGACGATAAGAAACCTCATAAAGCTTGGTATTACTGAATTCATTATAGTCACAAATGAAAAATACAGGGAATTTTACGAAAGATTTGTTAAGGAGAATAAAATAAACGCTAAAATCATAGTAAATCAAAACCCCGAAAGGGGAAATGGTTTTTCTCTTCACGTTGCCAAGGATTACGTTAGTGGAAGATTCGTTCTCGTGATGAGCGATCACGTTTACGAGGAGAAATTTTATGAACTGGCCATTAACGGTGAGGGGCTAATAGCCGATCGAAATCCTAAGTACGTTGACGTTGAAGAAGCAACCAAAGTTAAAATAGAGGGGATGAGAGTTGTTGAAATAGGGAAAAAGCTTAAAGAGTGGAACGCTGTTGACACGGGATTCTTCATTCTTGATGACTCAATATTTGAAATAACTACGAGATTGGTTCAAGAGAAGGAAGTTGTCGAATTAAGGGATGTCGTCAAGGAAGCAAAGCTCAAGGTGACTTTTGTAGATGGTCTATTTTGGATGGATGTTGATACACCAGAGGAATTAAAGAAAGCTAAAAAGCTGATCGTTGCTCACTCCGTTAAGGGAGTTGGAGATGGATTCATAAGCAGGTATCTAAATAGAAAGGTCTCTACATGGATTTCTTCACATCTCGTTGATCATGTAACCCCAAATCAGATGACGCTGATAACTTTTACATTCGGAATCATCTCAGCGTTGGTGAACTTTGTTAACATCCCTCTTGCTGGGATCTTATATCAGATCTCGTCGATACTTGACGGTGTTGATGGAGAAATAGCAAGGGCCAGGATGCAAACAAGTAAATTTGGGGGTTATTTCGACTCCATACTTGATAGGTACGTCGACTTATCTTTCCTACTTACATTGGCCTACGTATCGTTAGCTGATCCATTATGGTGGAGCGTAGCTACTTTGGCAATATTCTCCTCTGCGATGGTTAGCTACTCCACGGAGAGATTTAGGGGAGCATATTGTGCTGATGCATACAAGGTTATTCCAGCTTTAAGGAAAATTCCCGGAAAAAGAGATGAAAGAATTTTCACGATTATGATCTTCACCTTACTGGGATGGATAAAGGCCCTCTTTATACTCCTTGCAATTTGGAGCACTTTAAGGGTTATAATAACGATTTACCTTGTAAGAACTACATTATTTCACGAATCTTAA
- a CDS encoding ACT domain-containing protein: MREYILVKVKEDGKLEVPLEYAYEVGLIKDAYFLLEIDTDLKEIHVERIALPGKRLVEVELIVVDKPGVLAKISGTLGRHGINILFNESEELESLGMAAIVAIVDISNSDVSVKELEGVLAKIEEVKEVKIREIM, translated from the coding sequence ATGAGGGAGTACATACTCGTGAAGGTTAAGGAAGATGGTAAGCTTGAAGTTCCACTTGAGTATGCTTATGAGGTAGGTTTGATAAAGGATGCATATTTCCTCCTGGAGATAGATACAGATTTAAAAGAGATTCACGTCGAAAGGATAGCTCTTCCTGGGAAGAGACTTGTTGAGGTTGAGCTTATAGTGGTTGATAAACCAGGAGTCTTGGCAAAGATCAGCGGTACCCTGGGAAGGCATGGAATAAACATACTCTTTAATGAAAGTGAAGAATTGGAATCATTAGGTATGGCCGCCATAGTTGCAATAGTTGACATTAGCAACTCCGACGTTTCAGTGAAAGAGCTTGAGGGTGTTTTGGCAAAAATTGAAGAAGTTAAAGAAGTTAAGATTCGTGAAATAATGTAG
- a CDS encoding amylo-alpha-1,6-glucosidase produces MQILSNGILFAISRENGDMTEEYDGLYAFDTRFIRNSSFHVDGIRFIGGNQEGFEKGFSIFLGNDIAIIRERKVYGETYREAFHIYNRRNRITKVKVIYRFEVSMEDIFEVRRFSGVRIERRIENYRYKGIDHINRRLSIETNMDNLGNKLVKTVILEPFESRSLYIEFKPEISIALPFRPSKSLKNLVKTNLTWLNNIFKRALKELSALTVEIDYGKIAFAGLPYYASPFGRDAIITALFLLPWYPEYARGTLNFFSKLQGKEFDEGNEEEPGKIPHEVRYGELSLSRKLPFYPYYGTVDATPLYVILAGEYLKWTEDRGFIERIKPALTMAVDWILRKLEEGEGYVRYTPGLLKNKGWKDSANAIMTEDGTPLEPPIALVEVQGYAYKALLDAAILNLTDHDPKDLMKEGRKLKKRFNKDFWTGGFYALALDGKNNPSRVIASNVGHLLFTGIAKHEKKIIERLKEEDLLTRWGIRTLSSQERSYDPFSYHNGSIWPHDNAIIALGFSEAFELAKRIFLACKYLKGLPEFYAGLDSEYPIVPFRANYPQAWSSASLFALLKAILNMTPEEIKPELPPWLKLSTKIIIKGKRRIIKVKGDKVEIR; encoded by the coding sequence ATGCAGATATTATCAAATGGTATTTTATTCGCGATTTCCAGGGAAAATGGTGATATGACTGAAGAGTACGATGGGCTCTATGCCTTTGATACTAGATTCATTAGGAATTCTAGCTTTCACGTCGATGGGATAAGGTTCATTGGAGGTAACCAGGAAGGTTTTGAAAAGGGCTTTTCAATTTTTCTAGGTAATGATATCGCAATTATAAGGGAAAGGAAGGTATATGGAGAAACCTATCGAGAAGCATTTCATATTTACAACAGGAGAAATAGAATCACCAAAGTTAAAGTAATCTATAGGTTTGAAGTTTCAATGGAGGATATATTTGAAGTTAGGAGATTTAGTGGGGTGCGAATTGAGAGAAGAATTGAAAATTATAGGTATAAGGGAATAGATCACATTAATAGGAGGCTTAGTATAGAAACTAACATGGATAATCTTGGAAATAAATTAGTTAAGACCGTGATATTGGAACCCTTTGAAAGTAGATCCCTTTACATTGAATTTAAACCCGAGATCTCAATAGCATTACCTTTTAGGCCTTCTAAATCCCTAAAGAATCTCGTAAAAACAAACTTGACTTGGCTTAATAACATCTTTAAAAGAGCTCTCAAAGAGCTTTCAGCCCTAACTGTGGAAATCGATTACGGAAAAATAGCCTTTGCAGGCTTACCTTACTATGCTTCTCCCTTTGGCCGAGATGCAATAATAACTGCACTCTTTCTCCTTCCTTGGTATCCCGAGTATGCTAGGGGAACTTTAAATTTCTTTTCAAAACTTCAGGGAAAGGAATTTGATGAAGGAAATGAAGAGGAACCTGGAAAAATCCCCCATGAGGTTAGATATGGAGAGCTTTCACTTTCTAGAAAACTTCCATTTTACCCTTACTATGGAACCGTTGATGCAACCCCTCTCTACGTAATCCTAGCGGGTGAGTATCTTAAATGGACTGAAGATAGAGGCTTTATTGAGAGAATAAAACCTGCCTTAACTATGGCCGTTGATTGGATCTTAAGAAAACTGGAGGAAGGAGAAGGATACGTGAGGTACACTCCTGGATTGCTAAAAAACAAGGGATGGAAAGATTCAGCTAATGCAATCATGACCGAAGATGGGACTCCCCTAGAACCGCCTATCGCCTTAGTCGAGGTTCAAGGGTATGCCTATAAGGCCCTTTTGGATGCAGCGATCCTAAACCTAACGGATCATGACCCTAAAGATCTAATGAAGGAGGGTAGGAAGCTCAAGAAGAGATTTAATAAGGACTTTTGGACTGGTGGATTTTATGCCTTAGCATTAGATGGAAAGAATAACCCTTCACGGGTTATAGCATCCAATGTAGGGCATCTCCTATTTACGGGTATAGCGAAGCACGAGAAAAAGATAATTGAAAGACTGAAAGAGGAGGATTTGCTAACTAGATGGGGTATAAGAACGTTAAGCTCCCAGGAGAGATCTTATGATCCGTTCAGTTATCACAATGGAAGCATATGGCCCCATGACAATGCAATAATAGCTCTCGGATTTTCGGAGGCTTTCGAACTTGCAAAAAGAATATTCCTTGCCTGTAAGTATTTGAAGGGATTACCAGAATTTTATGCCGGGCTTGATAGTGAGTATCCTATAGTTCCTTTTAGAGCGAATTACCCACAAGCATGGAGCTCCGCAAGCCTATTTGCACTTCTAAAAGCAATTCTAAACATGACTCCCGAAGAGATCAAGCCTGAGCTACCTCCCTGGTTAAAGCTTTCGACAAAGATTATAATTAAAGGAAAAAGAAGAATCATTAAAGTGAAAGGAGATAAAGTGGAGATTAGGTAG
- a CDS encoding ZPR1 zinc finger domain-containing protein, whose amino-acid sequence MIYKACIRKRCGGVCVGEELKPEKIQEIRLGDCPICGGKGTLKAIQFIHRIPYFGEVMESTVVCERCGYRNSDVIILEEREPRLYEVKVEEEKDLFIRVVRSKSGTIELEELGIKIEPGPAAEGFVSNIEGVLERAKEVLLMARDFKEQENDREAVRRIDELLKYIEEVKEGKKPLTVRIMDPFGNSALIGEKVKSRKLTKEEIRKLSKGPYIVIEPDEVPQQ is encoded by the coding sequence ATGATTTATAAAGCTTGTATAAGAAAGAGGTGTGGAGGGGTATGCGTGGGAGAAGAGCTAAAGCCCGAAAAAATTCAGGAAATAAGGTTAGGGGATTGCCCAATATGCGGGGGAAAAGGAACACTAAAGGCTATACAATTCATTCACAGGATACCCTATTTTGGTGAGGTTATGGAATCTACCGTTGTTTGTGAGAGATGTGGTTATAGGAATTCCGATGTTATAATATTAGAGGAAAGGGAACCGAGGCTTTATGAGGTTAAAGTTGAAGAAGAAAAAGACTTATTTATAAGGGTAGTTAGAAGCAAGAGTGGGACCATAGAGCTCGAAGAGCTAGGGATAAAGATAGAACCCGGACCAGCGGCAGAAGGCTTTGTTAGTAATATAGAAGGAGTCCTGGAAAGGGCAAAGGAAGTTCTGCTGATGGCAAGAGACTTCAAAGAACAGGAAAATGATAGAGAAGCAGTTAGAAGGATAGACGAACTGTTAAAATATATAGAAGAAGTTAAAGAAGGCAAAAAGCCTCTAACTGTAAGGATAATGGATCCCTTTGGGAATAGCGCGTTAATTGGAGAAAAAGTTAAGAGCAGAAAGCTAACAAAGGAGGAGATAAGAAAGCTGAGTAAAGGGCCTTACATTGTTATAGAGCCCGATGAAGTTCCTCAGCAATAA